The Pirellulales bacterium genome has a segment encoding these proteins:
- a CDS encoding secondary thiamine-phosphate synthase enzyme YjbQ, translated as MKSLTEHLTFNIPARMEFRNITPEVAAAVKRSGIQEGLCLVNAMHITASVFINDDEPGLHEDYKKWLEGLAPFDASPQRYRHNRTGEDNADAHLKRQVMGREVVVAITGGNLDFGPWEQIFYGEFDGRRPKRVLVKVIGE; from the coding sequence ATGAAATCTCTCACCGAACATCTCACGTTCAACATCCCGGCCCGGATGGAATTCCGCAACATCACGCCCGAGGTCGCGGCTGCCGTGAAGCGGAGCGGAATTCAGGAGGGGCTGTGCCTGGTAAATGCCATGCACATCACGGCCAGCGTGTTCATCAACGACGACGAGCCGGGATTGCACGAGGATTACAAAAAGTGGCTGGAAGGGCTAGCCCCGTTCGACGCTTCGCCGCAGCGCTACCGCCACAACCGCACGGGCGAAGACAACGCCGACGCCCATCTCAAGCGGCAAGTCATGGGGCGCGAAGTCGTCGTGGCGATCACCGGCGGCAATCTCGACTTTGGACCCTGGGAGCAAATCTTCTACGGCGAATTCGACGGGCGAAGGCCGAAGCGAGTGTTGGTGAAGGTGATCGGTGAATAG